CTACATCAAcaggaataaagaaaatttttatattcaaGTTCATTGCTAAACGCTTGTCGGGTCAAGTTCATTGGACCCTCATATATATTGTATGAAGATAACGAGATGAAAATCAGCGGCAAGGTCGTGGCTCTATTACTTATAATCTTTTATCCTTTATCCTTGGTGGTACGTAGCAGAGGATGGAAAAAAGAATGAACGCGTTGATTTGGGCTCTATGTTCGTGAAATGTGAAATAGAGCAAAAACAAATGagaaaaatttacatatttagtAGAGAGCgtgtagaattttttttaaaagtgtgAACATTTTGTGGATTCTAAACGTGCCATTGAGGATGCTTTGCCTATCTGTATTTCGGCAGTGGAATGATGAGATGATAGGCACAATTGGATGCTACGGGCAATGTCGTAAATTAAACGATATTGCACACACGAGGAATGCTTATCAGTGGAATTTCGCTTATCAAAACGACACTTGTAAATAATTTTCTGGTATGAGGATAACAATTAAAGGTCCATTCGTACATATCAGGGTCTGCTTAATGAAATATATGATATTTTGAAATGTCCCAATTTTCAGAGGCATTTTAGAATTTCTGCGAAGTTATCTCAAGCGATAATGCTTTGACTGGAAGCCAGTGCTCTACTTTTACAATAATGCTCCTTTTTATATGCTTTGATAGTGAATTCATACTTTTTTCAATTTGGAAATGTGAAAGGTTGATTCTTTGAAAATGTGAGGATGTCGTTTACATTTGGTAGTATTGACAATCAGAACCAATAACAGTTACGATATCGAGATGCGCGTATGGTTTTTGCAACCAACTAGGCCTATTTTAGCTCaggaaaactatttcgctcTTGTCAGTCCTCGTGTTTTCCTGGAAAAAGTAGACAAGCAAAATTGTAAGCTCCTAGTTGCGTTGGATAAgtgaatccttcgaagaattctgGGCTCCAAgaggaagatggacgattccgtgaccTACCCAACGAAAAAATCTATAAGCAATGTCGCAAGCGTTTGGTTCCCAATGAAATCCGCCTTTATAGGCTGCTTGGGGTCGGTTATCTAATCCGCTCGGGTGTAGATGCTGCAGATCTTAGACCAAGAGCAGGTATAAGGAATATCGGCTACCATATTGCAACGTATTTACGTATTCTATGTTTAACACACACTCAACTTAAGAGGAGCACACTTCATCGCGTACCAAGCCAATAATCTTGCCTGGTCTGTAATTTATATCAAACGTTTGTGGCCTCACTCTTCCTAAAGAGATACTGTGATCGCCACAACAAACACCTCTTCTTTATTAAGGATACAGTCCTTAATTATTCGGAGCATCCACTGAGAAACACACCCGGCTGATATGCGGTCAGACACCAAAGCTGAATGCCCTCAGCTTAaaatacgttcgatcgtaaactTTATgaccaaaaaagataaaactctCCACGTGGAGAATCCTAAGTTCCGGATTAAATCACAGTCGGGGCTTTCCGTGGCCACCTTTGAGCCCACTCGAGAGCTCATTGAAATCGtaaaaattaagtaaaatttgaaaaggtAAAACCAGTTGAACAAGTGCGCTGCTTTAACTGCCAGCGAAGTACATCGATTTAAACTGTACAATTGTTCACAGCTGCGTGAAGTGCACAAAACGCCATTCAGAAGTGATGTGCTGCGTTGTTGCAACTGCGGGTGCTCACTCTACAAAGAGATACACTAGGAAAATAACCGGACTCTCCCGTGTGTCAAGCAGACAGTGGTACACTTGTTACAAAGCTCCCGGAATCTATTACGCCTAAGCCGCCCATAAAACACTCCCAGAAGCGGCTGTTCAACCCGTTCCCGGTCCACCGGTTTCCGGTTTCCTTCAACCCCACCAACGAACAGCGTCGATTTGCCGTTATCAAACTAACTCTCAACCTACGAAGTGAAACATTTTAACTTTTAACTCCCGGTCCCTGATCTCTCACGATTGATTgacactctgaaagcagacatctaCTGCGTTTCGGAAGCCCTTCTTAAGAGCAAGAACAATGTTCAGTTCAGATATATCATTATGCGGAATGACAATAACGCTGACACTCTCCTTTTAATTCAGAAAGACTGTCATTTTGAGGAAGTCAAAACCTACTCACCTCTTCCGTTGCGGCGGCAATAATGAAAACGGCAGATAACTTGCGGATTTTGATCGTCCTTATTTATACCAACTGTAACTCCTACACTTAGCAACTGCACCAAGATCTGAAAGTCTTAGGCAATCTCAAGTTTAAGTGTAAATACCttattttcggtggcgacttcaactttGGGGCGATTCAAATACTTTACCCAACGCGCTCTAAGCTACCTCTACGATACCAATAACAAACTTACAGTAGTCTGGACTCCTAACTTAGAAAAGGATCCGTCTCTGGCCCACCCATGAATAACattttcacggctgacgtcTCGTGACCTGAAATCAGCACCGACCAAATTCAATTTGCTAAGGGCACATTAGTCTTCAAACCAGAAATGGGAATGAAAATAAAGGGTGCGAGAACGCAAGTCCTAATTCTAGGTGCATCCACAAGAATGCTAGATGCTGAAAGCTCAAAGCAGAAAACACCACAGTGATGAGATCAGAATCGATCAAATACTTAGAAATCGAACTCAATAAATTCCTTAACTTTAATCCTCACCTTAAGTTAGCGAAACAATAAGGCACGTAGTGCATTGACTGTCTTAAAATTGGAAAACCACAAAGTGCGGTCAAAAAGCCGAAGTATATGGGCGAACAAATGTCAAACCACTTAAAAAATTCGTTCTCAATTTTATGGAAAGGTTTTTCGAAAGAACGGAAAACCATTCAAACAGGGTAAAATAACCCATTGGCCAGATTTCTTCGAACCTGCTAAATAATGAGTTCAACCCTTGAATCCCGAATCGTTCGCACTTCTATGTAGAGGGTGAGCAGAGGAAATGTAATTTGCTAGCTGTAGATGGTAGTTTTTAAGTATTCATGTCAGGCTAAGTTAGCATAActaagtagttttaaacctTCTCGCGCCTTTGCTGTGGGCGAAACTTGTAACTCAGATCCAAGTGAAGTCAGTTAGATCAAGTATGTCTGGGCATTATGCAAAACAAAACACGGATCTCACGAATCAATAACGCTAAGCTCAAGTGTCAACTCGAACTGACATCCAACATTGCAACCATTTGACATGAGAGCTCAAATGCTGTGGTTAGTCTAACTGACTCTTCAAACCAAGCTTTTTCTAGCATCTGTGTATCGTTGAAGGGGCATTTGCATCACAAATCGTGTTGTTGACTTTGAATCAACATACCACCGCATTACAACAAGCTACATCTGTAATCATTACAGGTTCCTCCTCTGCGTACTACACTAGTTCCCAAAAATTTTCACCATCTCGGTAATGCTTCACATTCATCAAGAGCGAAACCTACTCATCTCCATCAATTTTGTTATGTGTAAAGCTGGCAAAAATAGCGCCTGGCAATATAACAACTTCCTTCGAGGTTACAAATCCCTTCAACTTCGAGACCGGTACCCAAGCTTCCCTGTGaatggagtggaagaaggggtttTATCGAACCTTATCAAAGGAACAAGTTACGAGAAAATTTTTGTGCTTCCGCCTACCTGACTGACTAACATAAATGAATCGATTATtaacttttaacttctctattaAAACCAAGCTGTTGTACCTAATATTCCCATATCACCACTACTGATCAATGCTTTTTTCCACCCTTCTCTTCCGTAGGTCACTCGCAGGGCCGTCGAGAGAAAATTCGGAGTGAACATTATCTAGGTTTGGGGTGAAATTATGTGTGGCCCCAATTATCCCTTGTTTGTATCCGCATTTCTGTTTTTGGGGGGGAACCCTCCCTTTCCACTCCCCTCTCCCAAGACTTAGTCACTCAAAATACTCACCGTCGTCTTAATTTTGTGCGCAAGCCTGCTAAGTTTAACGACAAGTGTACGACAGGGATCCATTCTGAGGTCGCTgctgtttttattctccataaaCCATcttttagagcacaaggctgtcgtgctgAAGATCGCCGTTCAAATTTTATTGATGGCAGTGAGTACCTGAATTAAATGTtgagcacattgcctcctacagtgtacttcaGTGCAtcgttacggtgttgaatgaaatgctctaacacaatttgaggccctgatctaatatggactattgcgccaacgattattattattattatcaacgaTCTTCTTTCTGTCACCACACCGCTTCCAGAATGTCTGAAATAACATTACGTACCTCTCCTGACTTTCACTCTGCCCAACCCTCCCTAACACTCCCCAATTCTGTGGTTTGAAACATCCTTGAGTATTGATTCATGCTCTGATCCCCTTTCCACGCTCTTCACCCGTGTGAACTATCCTAGCCGTCTGCACTCTTCTAATCCCCTTCTAAAACACAGAAACTTTTATGATGTGTGTACCATCTTTAACTTTCTACGGGGCTGGTGATCTGCTCCATCTTAACTGACATCATCTGACGTACGACTTTGTGTAGAACGCGTAACGCATCAACTTTCAGGATGCCTTACAGAGAGCTTGAACTTTATTTCATATCAGAATTCCGAAGCTATGTCGATGCAATAACGTATTGTAGTTTTGTCCCTGAAATTTGTTTTCCTACTGTAGTTTTAAGCGTGGGTGTCCTTTTTTTGGGAGcaatatttaacatttttttttgtcttcttaaagaaataaataactGCGAGAGGTCAGGTACGCTCTAGCTCAAATACTACAATAGTAAACTAACATGTGGGGATAATTCGAGTAcacatttaagggggtcatcccatgtgaaggtcgtttttttttcgctttttttaaaaaaacttttgTGACGAACTGAATAAAGGTACAAATGTGAATTCTTCACCATATGTTCATGTctggtaatttttccagcctgatagcatattgaaatacagagtaacTTATACgcccatttccaaaaaatgtgttttcctgctgccacgctagaggacgctgtGATCATCTCAAGGAAAAAATGTATGCGGCAtcttaacgtgcggacttaaccacagtccgcaaactaggattattaaaaaaaatttaaagctaaacttttggtgccttgttaaacttttttttggtgaattttgacgttttttcaaggcttcttcaatgaataaaaaaaactactgaatgaatcgcaattatcctcgtttgcggaccgtagaaatatgttctgaataagtcgtgaaagtttcgaagaatttcattgggtagattttgggctatggtggcagcagattttcaacatgcagtttcgagaaaaacgcatttaaaaattagaatgcgatttttaaccataaaatcttaactgaccattaatctgctatatctagtccaaaaaccggtttttttttttcacaagtaaagacttggcttcaattcttatgattttagcgaagtcatttggaccaataaatacgcgctttatcacggcgatcgacatactataaacctggcatgtgacattttacctgtttaacaccgTAATTTTCGAACCGAATTTCAAAaagtcactttgcccatatattctacactatatctagatacaattgatgccaaaaaaaaatcaattccttGGATCCTTAAGTCAAGAAGCTCTCCGAGAACGCCACATATCCACTCAGCTCAAACTACTGGACATTAACTTGGCTTACCTGAAATAGTACTAACATGGATGCCATGCACAGTTTTGCCAGTTTaccaaaatgcaaatttctttctCCTCAAACTGTTGGCTGCATCAGCGCCGATCATCGCACAacattttattaaataattgaaCTACTCTTTGGAACAACTCTCAGTCGCCTACACCGACCTGATTTCTTTCCTCGACAAACACCGAAAGAGAATGCGTGCGATCCAGCATATTCCTCCTGATATTAAAAAGTTTTCTCGAGAGTACCCAAGTTTTTGGTCGGGGTGGACAAGATCAAACCGCCTCGGCAGCCTTTATAAGTAGGGCCTTTACCGTCCCAACAACAAATGTTTCCTACTCGATATCACTGGGAAAGAGGACATAGTGAATCTAAGTTACGTAGTACCTGCGCGGATGATTCTCAACCAGTAACCAGCCCTGGTAGATTTCTTTCATCTTCAGCCCAAGGAACCTAAACACCCTTCCAAGTCTGAGGTGCATTGATAATAACCTACGAATTGGCTCTGGAGCCTGGAACAAAAGTCATATTCGCTCTCACACCTTTGTAATTCCACTCACTGGAAGGGAGTTAGTGTGCCGACCAAGTATGTCTCTGGAACAACATCGATGGCCATGATTACCAGAGTGCAGCATCTAGATAATGGCAATGTTCATGGTCTCCTAAGCAATGTGTCAGTGCCCGTTCAAAAGAAAACAGGGAAGTTGGAGACGTTTGTAAAGCCGAAATTCAAATAGGGAGGAAGGAAATTATGTGTCGACAAAACCATTAAAAACCTATACAATGTTTTCAAATTGGATCTTAATTGAGGCCATATGCCAGGTATGAACTTTGAAAGAAGTATCTTTCGAGCGAGTGAGTGAGTGAATGCGGAGTCCAAAGCAACAAAAACAGGTTCATAAACTTGGAATCCCCAggacagtaatttgaagccCCATTACAGAAGCAAAGGCGAttgatttgaaaaaaggaaaataatatcTAACGGTGGTAATGGTATCAAAAATGGAGTAGATAACGTTAGTACAACTTGGTATTAGATTACCGCTGAAATTAAACATTCGGGAAGCCCGAGAAGGTTTTGGACAAATTTTTTAGCTTGCTAATGAAGTATGGAACCAGCCGTTTAACGTTTAAACATTTGTCTTTACTATAACAAATAATTTTACAAAAGTGTTCCgaaaaaaagatataaaaattcCTAATTTATCCTTGCTTAATGATGAACAAGGACTGGGTGTGCTGGGACAACAGCGGCGTGATGGGCAACAACTGGAACAGCATGGGCTACTGGAACTGCATGAGCTACTGGTACAACAGTTCTGACAACGGGGGCAGCAACAACAGTCTTTACAAGGGGTGCACTATGGACTACATGGCtgtataaataaacaaataaaatattgttaaaaTGTGCCAAAATTGTAGCTATAAATTGTATATACCTGGATGAATGGCTAACAGCAACTGGAGCGGCAACATGGgcaacatgcgctactggagcAACAACAACTCCTCCTGGAGCAGCAGCGGCAACAGCGAAAATGCAGGCGAGAGCAATCTGTAACCAAGACATGGATTTATGTTAATCGTCTTCAATATTCCTGGAAAGACAGCCATGTCCACATATTTTCCTTATCCGTACCAATTTGAACATGATGAAGTTTTTGTTGTTTGGATTTGAGGTTGAGATAAAGTGATGACTGAATTACTTCAGATACTAACTGATGCTGATCTCTACATTCAACAGAGCTTTTATACCATTAAGACATTATGAACACCGGGCAGCTTGTACTAAAAGCGGGGATTAAGTCGCCATGAAACAAGTTTGATTTGCTTGAGTTACTTGATGTCCGCGGCAGAATTCCGGAGAAACAATGTTGTTATTGGTTATGAGTTAATTTGGAAGTTTTTGATAAACTCAGTATTCTTCTTCTTAAGCGTTTGTTCCattcggactggatcatctgGATCGGGTTCATCACTTTTCTCGGTTGTAAGTTTAATCCTGGCGAAGTCGAGAAGTTTTGATATCACCGTTTAACGTTTCTATCGTAGCTATCGATGCTTTGGTCGTAAGTTGGatcattttcatcaaatgaatTTCCAAACCGATCCTGGCTGCATAGTATATCATCGTTGCTGATGACATGTTGGTACCACCGAAGGCGTTTTTCTAAGAATTTCCCGATGAagggtgagaaaagtgcattttaTTCTTATCCGAAGCCTCGTTTTGTTttcgtggaaaacaaaaccttagtcaAACGCATTGGTAGCTGCATTTTTCTCACCTTCTCTGCCTGCACTAAAACCTGCACTGCTCCCATGTGGTCATCTGCACGCCAATTCTTTTGACATGCAACAACTTATACATCCTTATCCTTTCTTATGATTCCTTTATATTCTTCCTGTCCTCTGTGAATGTAGGGCAATGGAACGAAACAGGGTCCAGAACGTCCGTAATCCGTCACAACTGGGAAAGTTAGATGAGCTATCCACTttaaacatatatgtatatgttatgtATTCGCAGTATCCGTTATCCCCGTAAAAAAGTGTGCGAGATTATAGTTTTTTTCTCCGTGATTTCTCAGCATCCAAATCCGTCGACCCGTTTCCACCCGTTTACATCGTTGCTTCCACCTGCGGAACCATTCTCCCTGTCGGTGTTTTCAAATGCCGCTCTAATATGAGCAG
The window above is part of the Hermetia illucens chromosome 3, iHerIll2.2.curated.20191125, whole genome shotgun sequence genome. Proteins encoded here:
- the LOC119652503 gene encoding larval cuticle protein F1-like isoform X3 encodes the protein MFKLIALACIFAVAAAAPGGVVVAPVAHVAHVAAPVAVSHSSSHVVHSAPLVKTVVAAPVVRTVVPVAHAVPVAHAVPVVAHHAAVVPAHPVLVHH
- the LOC119652503 gene encoding larval cuticle protein F1-like isoform X2, translating into MFKLIALACIFAVAAAAPGGVVVAPVAHVAHVAAPVAVSHSSSHVVHSAPLVKTVVAAPVVRTVVPVAHAVPVAHAVPVVAHHAAVVPAHPVLVHH